A window of Caretta caretta isolate rCarCar2 chromosome 11, rCarCar1.hap1, whole genome shotgun sequence contains these coding sequences:
- the CATSPERT gene encoding cation channel sperm-associated targeting subunit tau, translating into MDAVQRNSSGGAAKFGKARSVLKLLQKILKPSDKGTEQPTDVHSLVPCGDVVGCLAVHVKMCKDFTSKFNVQQNTNLLLRISVNEVMKCTNPQSFKSQLKKSRKDMVIHFEDVKYFSVQVPRQQQDERNRIILELVGFQGPKDFPRLLGSATVHLYEVIEKGHFSEACAMRIGNMRLTLTRRGQNVFPEECPSHCLNAACFLSIGTIISNSTVCIMSSPFASTNTDRYIIDVDEAITPESTLPPLEDCKIFQDLIRRNTYLGIQVDLVQDNPYKLLDILRISTLGTIALPINEVLLDSTKTLWETLVLYPTHCQMSGQIVPGSQASSIPKDLQNTVEDLLFEGAKLSSQKTSDTMCMLKESHVILHLLGFCIPVTKRKLFKPQMRTDLTTSRNLNVFCTVEVEFMFCYGCFGYGYSHQLKHSEADLQKTTKHSMFIRIPPPEDRTDPQSNITTAQHLGYPAFLSPDLNVREETHEKDIPTISGVPSDGLEMLQSVLNRMSPRNRLEKMKKEYRGLKTWPEKAEYLDQLIMKRGPKMTTEGTTASRFREMVGKIQHATGEGIGSCSDTSVEDDSQLQEEQLFGFETEPSKDFDLPLRIAETILRSVETDLSDAQEHSESEENHLSVPRETGISASTVSQKLPTKKVSENLTRKSSEDQGKIVDSESSIAIPLERETKLRNNHGKEEIEDLEPAGISSKRPDLSGSENYPVIQIQYQQPVLSGDKFEPFLGHVGRTQSSAQNEKKEDQDVPIFTLLKNKLSRADIKEDQDPPVKASTTFSARSSDINLSKNSQHLSILKLIESKMKLEEDGISFKEESPTVAIRTDLPEKWQEERLSETEIVCLNSFLSKTLEDFLIDRLIKIIMLKSVLSKNLEGFISEKLSEMGIVTKIELGEEYQNMQSIIDGSPVVLERELLEKGKDISRERFSEAEIINLKSVLSKNLQDRLIERFSETGIITDLELGKQHQNLSLQGITDRSPVVLETDLAEKIRDSCEEKPFEMEISLKSVVNQNLQYLPIERLLERRLIEEVKLGKEDTNFSLSRIDERQLKPVADLSKKSNGQSREECSEPEIITKYLSQNLQNCAIERHSQTGINTEMELGKEHPNHSLKIIKVKLPMVMETNSPKIGQDYHKQRFSEQQINLKSASDKTLQDSLIERLLATEIMNLKDFLNKCLQDHLPEKLSETGLITKEELETVLQNNSLLNILECSNVPVALETELHNISQVYSGERLAKPHIIKGEPVLSGHIQDLLLEVLSETEIMNLKSFLSKKIQDHIVERLSEIGLITEEELRKIHHNLFVLRANERLSWDVESDLPGEEQNLSLKSLLTKNLKDGLSETKLVYLKSLLSKILKEGHRDKLSETEIKSLKSVLSNNLQNLPIESASETGLINEIELEGVCQNALIVTDTDILERGQYHSKQGLDKFRIINEKPILRKEKFKLPVENVPGQVTCVMKNLINETKTNSVIHLPQKNTLEKESQDPQRCFGKAELVHSNTDFDKSLKPKPPNETLRGTHETIDSPSLCAHDIAIQTELKEYLCKPTLSFPVNPQTFIFVHSGSEEETKSPDKSHEKSKGKKKHAKHSKKHVASRCPPQGQVLMCTQFKKEKQTGLNNCKILKEKHRKHSEPPRPRSCVSEAKKDSKNSTVSNILKKESLKQKAEQERENDGRSKKSLSKSIKIPTATVSEPQLQHLAKALQEKSYVSSFHLIGVQKEIDL; encoded by the exons TCAATGTACAGCAGAATACAAACTTGCTGCTTCGCATTAGTGTTAATGAAGTCATGAAATGCACAAATCCACAGAGTTTCAAATCACAGTTAAAGAAGAGCAGAAAGGACATGGTGATTCATTTTGAAGATGTGAAATATTTTTCTGTACAG GTTCCAAGGCAGCAACAGGATGAGCGGAATAGGATTATTCTAGAATTAGTAGGATTTCAAGGTCCAAAAGACTTTCCAAGGTTGCTGGGTAGTGCAACTGTACACCTTTATGAAGTCATTGAG AAAGGCCACTTCAGTGAAGCATGTGCCATGAGGATTGGAAACATG AGACTGACCCTGACCAGAAGAGGTCAGAACGTTTTTCCTGAAGAATGCccctcccactgcctca ATGCAGCCTGCTTCCTCTCCATTGGCACCATCATCAGTAACTCAACTGTCTGCATTATGTCCTCCCCGTTTGCTTCCACCAACACCGACAGATACATCATCGATGTTG ATGAGGCCATCACCCCAGAGTCAACATTGCCTCCTCTTGAAGACTGTAAAATTTTTCAAGATCTCATTAGGAGGAATACATATCTGGGAATACAGGTGGATCTTGTGCAAGACAATCCATATAAACTATTGGATATCTTACGAATTTCCACTCTGGGAACGATTGCCCTTCCCATTAATGAAGTCTTGCTGGATTCCACAAAGACCCTTTGGGAGACACTGGTTCTCTATCCAACCCACTGCCAAATGAGTGGACAGATTGTACCAGGTTCCCAG gcctccagcatcccaaAAGACCTACAAAATACAGTAGAAGATCTGCTGTTTGAAGGTGCTAAACTGTCTTCTCAGAAGACCAGTGACACCATGTGCATGTTGAAAGAATCTCATGTGATCCTTCATTTGCTGGGTTTCTGTATCCCAGTAACAAAGAGGAAGCTGTTTAAGCCCCAAATGCGGACAGATCTTACTACCAGCAGAAACCTGAAT GTTTTCTGCACAGTGGAAGTGGAGTTTATGTTCTGTTATGGATGTTTCGGATATGGCTACTCGCACCAG CTGAAACATTCTGAGGCAGATCTTCAGAAGACCACTAAACATTCCATGTTTATTCGGATTCCACCACCTGAAGACAGAacagatcctcaaag taATATTACCACAGCACAACACTTGGGATACCCAGCATTCTTATCCCCAGATCTGAATGTGAGAGAAGAGACTCATGAGAAGGATATTCCTACAATATCTGGTGTGCCTTCTGATGGTTTAGAAATGCTTCAGAGTGTTCTGAATAGAATGTCTCCTCGAAACAG gttggaaaaaatgaaaaaggaatatCGGGGTCTGAAAACATGGCCCGAAAAGGCTGAGTATTTAGACCAACTCATCATGAAAAGGGGACCTAAAATGACAACAGAGGGGACTACG GCTTCTCGCTTCAGGGAAATGGTTGGAAAGATACAACATGCTACTGGGGAAGGAATCGGAAGCTGTTCTGACACATCAG TTGAAGATGATTCACAATTACAGGAGGAGCAGCTATTTGGATTTGAG aCTGAACCCAGCAAGGATTTTGACCTGCCCTTGAGAATTGCAGAGACCATATTGAGAAGTGTGGAAACAGATTTAAGTGATGCCCAGGAACATTCAGAATCTGAAGAAAATCATCTTTCTGTTCCCAGAGAGACTGGAATATCTGCATCTACTGTTTCTCAAAAACTGCCAACTAAGAAAGTATCTGAAAATCTGACTAGGAAATCTTCAGAAGATCAAGGCAAAATTGTGGACTCGGAAAGTAGTATTGCTATACCTCTAGAGAGGGAAACAAAACTGAGAAATAATCATGGCAAAGAAGAAATAGAAGATCTGGAACCAGCAGGCATATCTTCAAAGAGGCCTGACCTGTCAGGTTCAGAAAATTATCCAGTAATACAAATACAG TACCAGCAACCTGTTCTTAGTGGAGACAAGTTTGAACCTTTTTTGGGACATGTAGGTAGAACACAATCAAGTGCACAGAATGAAAAGAAAGAAGATCAAGACGTGCCTATTTTCACTCTTCTGAAAAACAAACTTTCACGTGCAGACATTAAAGAAGACCAAGATCCACCTGTCAAGGCATCTACAACATTTTCAGCAAGAAGTTCAGATATTAATTTAAGCAAGAACAGTCAGCACCTGTCCATATTAAAACTTATAGAATCAAAGATGAAATTAGAGGAGGATGGGATTAGCTTTAAAGAAGAGTCCCCAACAGTGGCTATAAGAACAGATTTGCCAGAGAAATGGCAAGAGGAGAGACTTTCAGAAACAGAAATAGTATGTCTAAACTCTTTTTTAAGTAAAACTCTTGAAGACTTTCTTATAGATAgacttataaaaataataatgctaaAATCTGTTTTAAGCAAAAATCTTGAAGGGTTTATCTCAGAGAAACTTTCAGAAATGGGGATAGTCACAAAGATAGAATTAGGAGAAGAATACCAGAACATGCAGAGTATTATTGATGGATCACCAGTTGTTTTAGAGAGAGAGTTACTTGAAAAAGGAAAAGATATTTCTAGGGAAAGGTTTTCAGAAGcagaaataataaatttaaaatctgttttgagTAAAAACCTGCAAGATCGTCTCATAGAGAGATTTTCTGAAACAGGGATAATCACAGATTTGGAGTTAGGAAAGCAGCACCAGAACCTATCATTGCAGGGAATTACAGATAGATCACCAGTGGTTTTGGAGACAGATTTAGCTGAGAAAATCCGTGATAGTTGTGAGGAGAAACCTTTCGAAATGGAAATAAGTCTTAAATCTGTTGTAAACCAAAATCTACAATATCTTCCCATAGAGAGGCTTTTAGAAAGAAGGCTAATTGAAGAGGTGAAGTTAGGAAAGGAAGACACAAACTTTTCTTTGTCAAGGATTGATGAGAGACAGCTGAAGCCTGTGGCAGATTTATCAAAGAAAAGTAATGGTCAATCCAGGGAAGAATGTTCAGAACCTGAAATAATAACAAAATATCTAAGTCAAAACCTACAAAACTGTGCCATAGAGAGACATTCACAAACAGGGATAAACACAGAGATGGAGTTAGGAAAGGAGCACCCAAACCACTCATTGAAGATCATCAAAGTCAAATTGCCAATGGTTATGGAGACAAATTCACCTAAGATAGGACAAGATTATCACAAGCAGAGGTTTTCAGAACAACAAATAAATCTAAAATCTGCTTCAGACAAAACTCTCCAAGATTCTCTCATAGAAAGACTTTTGGCAACAGAAATAATGAatctaaaggattttttaaacaaatgtctcCAAGATCATCTCCCAGAGAAACTTTCAGAAACAGGATTAATCACAAAAGAGGAATTGGAGACAGTACTTCAGAACAATTCCTTGCTGAACATTCTGGAATGTTCCAATGTTCCAGTGGCATTGGAGACAGAATTACACAATATAAGCCAAGTTTATTCCGGTGAGCGTCTTGCTAAACCacatataataaaaggagaaccTGTTTTAAGTGGACATATACAGGACCTCCTTCTTGAGGTACTCTCAGAAACAGAAATAATGAATCTAAAGTCATTTTTAAGCAAAAAGATCCAAGACCATATTGTAGAACGACTGTCTGAAATAGGGTTGATCACAGAGGAGGAGTTAAGAAAGATACACCACAATTTGTTTGTGCTGAGAGCTAACGAAAGACTGTCATGGGATGTGGAATCAGATTTACCTGGGGAAGAGCAAAATCTAAGTCTAAAATCTCTTTTAACCAAAAACCTTAAAGATGGACTTTCAGAAACAAAACTAGTATATCTAAAGTCTCTTTTAAGCAAAATATTGAAGGAAGGTCATAGAGACAAACTTtctgaaacagaaataaaaagtcTAAAATCTGTTTTAAGCAACAACTTGCAAAACCTTCCTATAGAAAGTGCTTCAGAAACTGGGTTAATCAATGAGATTGAATTAGAGGGAGTATGCCAGAATGCACTGATAGTTACTGATACAGATATACTTGAGAGAGGGCAGTATCATTCTAAGCAAGGTCTTGATAAATTCAGAATAATAAATGAAAAGCCTATTTTAAGAAAAGAGAAGTTCAAACTTCCTGTAGAGAATGTTCCAGGACAAGTAACGTGTGTGATGAAAAATCTAATCAATGAAACCAAAACCAATAGTGTAATACACCTTCCTCAAAAAAATACTTTAGAAAAAGAGAGTCAAGACCCACAACGTTGTTTTGGTAAAGCAGAACTAGTACATTCAAACACAGATTTTGACAAATCATTAAAACCAAAGCCCCCGAATGAGACTTTGAGGGGAACACATGAAACAATAGACTCACCTTCCTTATGTGCCCATGATATTGCTATCCAAACAGAACTTAAGGAATATCTCTGCAAACCAACACTTTCCTTTCCCGTAAACCCTCAGACATTTATCTTTGTACATTCAGGGTCTGAGGAAGAAACTAAGTCACCAGACAAGTCTCATGAGAAgtcaaaaggcaaaaaaaaacatgCTAAGCATTCTAAGAAGCATGTTGCATCACGCTGCCCACCCCAGGGACAAGTATTAATGTGCACacagtttaaaaaggaaaaacaaactggTTTGAATAACTGTaagattttaaaggaaaaacataGAAAACATTCTGAACCACCACGTCCAAGATCATGTGTTTCAGAAGCCAAGAAGGATTCAAAAAACTCTACAGtctcaaacattttgaaaaaggaaagCCTGAAGCAGAAAGCTGAGCAAGAAAGAGAGAATGATGGGAGATCAAAGAAATCACTAAGCAAGTCTATTAAGATACCAACAGCCACAGTGTCTGAACCACAGCTACAGCACTTGGCAAAAGCATTGCAAGAAAAATCATACGTGAGTAGTTTCCATTTGATTGGTGTGCAGAAGGAAATAGACCTGTAA